tttgtctggtggcgatgctttgactgcctgtttgatctcttggtgtgtgatctctgggaagcggattggccctcgattgatctccgtcggatcatggttgatcaccttcgaatcgatgtcagagagatctgccggtggcggtactgggaagaaagcttgctggaaagcagctgctttctcttcgactgtctcggctagtccccctggtatcttgattgacggcgtgaccccctggtcatatgccccctgccgatttcttgcccatttgctcatcctccacataccgccaggaccctcgataacctcctgtaccttacggcggtggtatcgacggagcgcgatcttgatcagccgggtcttccggtttcgtgctgctttgtatagctctttgtcgtaagggtcccctgtccgttcgtgtcgacggcggagctgtcgaacttctttgactgcttcctgacactctggtgtgaagctgggatttgcccactgcgaagggatcgcccatggtgtagagatatcgactgcgtcgttgatgatttggatgaatgcttggcactcagcctccacatcgtcggctgttgtgaggttttgggggttggtggtggtattggtggtggtggtattattcgtgttggtggtggtgttggtgagttgtcgctcgatgaattctatcagcttcttgtcgtctgtggccttccagtttctcctctttggtggttcgtatggcggggtaccgatgtcgattgttgtcactactgggtagtgatccgacccatgatcggtaccgacctggcattcaaccaccctctctgctagtgtgttactgacaaaggtgagatctaggaccgatgcctgctcgtttcttcgccatgtcggtgatccagtctctgtcgtcagtgacagattatgaatccccgcgatatctaaaagtctctctgctgctgcggtcgctttcgctttggaacctattccactccacgttgggtggtgtaggttcatgtccccgatcaggatatgttctgcgtatggtctctgggcaagctctctattgagcttttccaccgtttcaccatcgtcgttgttatatatgttatgcataaagaggtctgtccacccatctagatggttcctccgcagtttcagcagctggtatcctttcgacaccgtcttgcatgaccaggaacctggatcgatccgtttcgacacgaacagacagaccctggctcgttcaccttccaactccttcgggaagactagttggtgggtggccttgtttgggtagtgggttgttgttgattgagagttgatccagggttcctgaaccgcaatcacatccgctttctggactgctttgtctgacagaaatgaggccatgactggatgggcgttgtgtgcattgtattgaattatttggaagtaattcattgagatgtggtggtgttgttggtgtctgttcctggatcatcactgtgctccgacgcatcatggaactcctcttccgcatcttcgtcgatttcagcaactttgtgtcgtaccagttggtatcgccgagtcgttcggggttgttcatccataacgtagtcctccgccatatcatcagctggtgctgtcatcctcctcttcttatatgacgtctggagctgtttctccggatctgtcatgaactgcatagtctcttggttctgtgacctcaaagagcgagccgactggcttactgctgaggcagtttcagcgagctcctctggtatgataggtagatcgtcatcctccgacgttctcgatctagttcgcatcacatggctgggctcctttcttcgttggggcttctccaccccaacctttgtatacatcctccgaatttcttttgtcggatgcgatgcgttctctgtcggatgaggtgcgttctctgtcggatgcgatgcgatcaccgtccgattcgatgtaggtgctgcccgatatatcgtcgtgcgctgtgcagtttgctgcggcgcgtggattggggtatcgagtccctgttgggactgggaggtagtggtactacccttcgtagtctccctttgccggaagtggagtggcacacgatggaatagagggctgttagccagtgctagtcttgccccttctttcgctgctgttcttacttcgcatgcgtcgctcgttggcctatggcctccgccacaattggcgcatttcacttcgacgtccccttgcttagcacactcccaggtcgggtgttgcttcgcacagtggccgcactggtattcgtttagacactgtgagtgtacatgtcctggtttctgacatttcaggcataatttcgaacggccttctcggcagaagcgggtagtctggtgcacttggtgctgccagagcgtaccctgcgtgatcgcctggtttgcaaccaccgggtcggtgaattcaatgatgatagagccttcacgacgcttgccaggttttactagccagccaaggtggaggatttcaacctgggtatcaccccatgagtggctgttttggcgtaccagctccttcgccatccccgccatcgactcctgtgtcaacagcatcgtcttcgtatcgataccgcgcgctactaccccccatgtcggcttcctaacatgtgctgctgggccgaatgatttcaaccagccgtcagcatgctttcgtagcaactccgcaccggaagcgctattcgccgtcatcttcacatccccagaggggagaaccttcgccgctaagaagtggcagccaccaccaaggggggcactggctttcctccgggcggcttgctcccgtgtcctctcagcctgctcgacgatctcccttggtgtccgccggcggagggtttcgcgggtgtcgctgtcacgaatcttgacgataatctctcgatcttcgcggagctcagctggcgaaactccgatcgaggatgatccattgcttgtcgggagagatggggggggggccggagccggtcccttgtccccatttctggagccgtgcccagaaggctgccgagtcgttcgaattgcttgtttgtgtggacggtgtcgttgctgttgctttgatcgccgtcgtagctttttcgatgctatccatacgctggtcgagtcggttgagtgcctgttgcaccttttccatgacctgaacctgcggtttgtcccccttcagggagttcagtgcgtattgctcgacggatttcacaaagttgataatatatatctcacctcttccgtcattttccattgtgttcagcacctctctagcactctgagcgagctcctccatggtactaaagtggttccgtggtttcttggggggtgcctttgaaaactctgtttcagggggcgaatttggttttcttccaccaccggcgacagccatccttcaattcctataaaataggatcaaaagatagagccggaagttagaaagaatttgaactaattttgagagcctgtaggcccttggttggcgagatagaacaaaaattgaatctgggcaaaaagagttgtttttttAAGTTTCACGATGACCTCCTCTTCAGATCCCCATGTCAAGGAATCTACCCCCGCGATGTTATGGTAGCCCTGGAGTCCAAGACCGGTCTTGTCGAGGACGATGTGCTTCACGTCTCAGATGGTTGCATCGGTGTTCAGAATTGGGCCCGTTGGAAGGTTCCACCAACCATATGTAGCGGTGCCGGTGGCTCGCTTAAGAAGTAGGACGGCATATCGCCCGTTCTCTTGGTACCGGCAGACTGCTACGCAGATGCGCCATTGTTTATCTCATGCCAAGTCTCTGACTCTGGCATCGATGCTTGGGGATGCCATGGCTAGATGGACAAGTTTGATTTGAGTAGACGGAGATGCAGTTAATAAGTTGAACTTACACAAAGTACACAAAGGGCTATATACACCCTGTTTGCTACGTAATCTGTTATGTTACCTCGAAGATGATCTCAATTGTCTTATTTTCAAGACTTGTTCGAGTATGAAGTTCAACAACCACTGTCCGTGTGCATGAAGTTGGGTGTGTAGAAAAGCCCAGGAAGAAGGAAAAGTCATCATGAAATATCTGAGAAGACCGCCTAATGTCCTCCTAGAAATGATGTTAATCAAGCTtttgaaatgcactaaacTCATGGATGGGGTGGTGTTCCTGGAATATCGTCAGATATGATGACATTGGATAGGCTTCGGCTCCAGTATTTGATGGAGACGATGACATAGTTGGAATGAACTTGCTCTATATCTGATGTCCTTTGGGGTTGGTTTAACCTCTTCAATTTCTATCTACAATCAAATCATGCATGAGACAGACCAATTTCGCGAGGTCTTAAACGCCGATATCAGAACCCCCATCCCCACGGCCCTCGTAACTCGGATCACATCCTTGCCGCCATTCATCCCTCTACAAGGCGTCTCCAACTTTCGCGATCTAAGTCATGATGGCAACAAACTACGCCCAGGATTCGTGTATCGGTCCGGAAATTTGTCCGACATCTTCGGAGCCGGGAAATCCATCATCGCAACCGAATTGGGAATTACTACAATCTTTGACCTCCGGAACGAAGGCGAGCGACAAAAGGCTCCTGCACCTTTTATCACAGGAGTCGATACGATATGGTTACCGTACGGAGCCCAACCGACCACTTTAGATCTTCGCGATTTCGCGGGCCCTGACAAGGGCGCTGCAGGGTTTGTCAAGATGTACCTCGGGATCCTCGAAGCGGCTGCGCCATGTTTCACAGAGATATTCAAGCATATCAGAGATAATCCGGAAGATCCGTTCATCGTTCATTGCTCCGGTACGTCTCGCGTGTATTTAATTGCGCTTGCTGCGTGCAAATATCTCCATTCACCACTCAACAAATGCTAATCCCAAGTTCGCACCCACAGCCGGTAAAGACCGCACAGGGGTCTTCGCTgccctccttctcctcctgaTCAATCGACCTCATGACGATGTTATCAACGACTACATTCTCACTCGAGTCGAACTGGAAAGCGCCCGGGAGAACCTTATGCAGGCATTCGCTGTAAATTTGGGAGCTGGTGGAGTCGACGTCACCCATTTGAGCCCTGAGGGACTGGGTATGCTCGAACTGTGTGGGGTTCGAGCCACTTCCATGGAGGCTTTCTTGATATCATTTGAGAAATCCTTTAGAAACGGCATTGAGGGTTATCTCATCGATAGACTTGGGTTTACACAGAGTGAGATATCGACGATGCGCGGAAACTTAACCTAGTGGATCAATCGCAGAATCTGtaaaaaacacaaaaacgCATGTATCTAGACCATCTATCATTGCATTAGCTATGTTTTGAATTGGGCCATCTCCTAAGGTTCTGCCTCTGACTGCATATCCTTGGTATCAATGGTTCAGGGTCAGGGCCAGGGTCAGGGTCAGGGCCACACGGGTCTGGATATTCTTCAACTGCCAAACGTGGCACAGTCGAGAATGGAGTTATCCACCGCTTGCTAGTGCATCCCATAGTAGCATGGCGATTTCTTTAAAGGTAGTAATCAACTTGCCAACCTGGCGTCGTCTGCCTCTCATGGGTCAGCATGCGGCCACTCCGTGCAACTACTCCCCAAGGGATATCATTTAAAATATCATTCATGGAGTGGCGATGGCAAAAAACCTTAGGTTTGATTCTGCTCTTTCTGGTACTTAGTGCGAATATCTCTAGTCGTCACACCCACTTCCATTTCGGAGTAGAATTCATCAAACAGAATGGTCTTCTAGCCTAAATGTGTGCTTCGGAGGTATCGCTAAGGACACGTCATGGTCTCCCGTTGAGACTCGGAAGTACTCGAAAAATATGTTCATGTTAGAGAGAAGGAAATATAGGAAAGAAATCGGTTGGTTTCTAGCATTTGGCAGAGTCTATTCTCCGAGGACACAGGCCGCAAAATTTATGAACTCCTTCGATTCCACTCATTTATCTTCGGCCTTCCGCTCATCACATTTCTCAGTACCTAACTAATCTCAGGCTGCCTGGAGTCAGCCGCAATCATGGCAAACATGTCGGCAATGACCGCGCCAGATGTTTTACAAGAGCCACTACCCAACTTCAGGATCGGCATCAGTTCATACAACTAGTCACGCCCTACGCTGTATTTACTACTAGCGAAATCTCAAGTCTTGGCCAAACGTTGAGGCTGAAGTTGCCAACGCCTCAACACCTTTCAAGCTCAGAGCTGGAGTCCGCACATAATAGATACCAAACCCACAGAACCAGCTGCAGCAAATTCAACCACTGAAGAGCATATTTTTGTCTCCAGTGAGACGGAAGATCAAGGAAGATTACTAGCTCGAGCAGGCCAAATTTAGGCGTCGCATTCAAAGCCCAGCAACTGGATATCACGTTTGGCGGATTTAGAAGCGCGGTGCGACCCCATGATCAATATCGCAAAGTTCCTGATTTTGCTGCTATGAGCCAATCCAGTATGACAATGGTAATAGGAGAAGCGAAAGTGCCGTGGGTACGAAAGCCCGAATTAAGCGCGGCAGCTCACCACTTTGAAGAAGGACACGAGCAGCCCTTCCGACACCTACTAGGTCAGAGTCCCAAGTTGTAACATGGATGAACATGCTCATTAAAACATACTTCGGCCAGATTGCAGCCTACATTCTTGAGATGAAGCTGAAACATGCTTTCTTGGCCACGTGAAAAGAAACCATATTTCTTCGCAAGGTGGATGTTAATACCCTGTGAGCAATTCAACACTCTCCCTTGATCTTTCACAACAATCAAGTGAGTGAGACAAGCGGAACAATGTCCCTCTGCCAGAGTCTCTGTCATGTCGCATTGTTAGGCCAAGCAAATCCGGACTTCGGGGTAGACACAGGCATACGGAATCAGGTTTGGACCGGAGATGGTCCGTGATAGGTCACAAATCTAAAACACGGTGTCTAAGTAACAGACTTGACTGATTGAGAAGGGCTTAAAACGTGAAGGAGCATCCTTCTACGTATGCTGTCGAGTTTGCTCCCCTGAAGAGTCAGATACTGAAGCTGACAGATGGTTCCAATGTTAAAAGTCCCAGAAATCTTCTTCGGCGTATAATCATCCTGACATCCCGCTCAATCAATCATTCCTGTCGAATGACACCGAGGCTACTTTCATACAGTTACCGTACCCCCGTCCCTCGAGAATTGGGAAGAAAATCACACCAAAATCTTTATCGAACCTTCACAATTTAAACTAAACAATGGAGACAAGATTTCTAGTTTCTAGATCACGTTAGTTCATACTAGATTAAGCACTTAAGAGACAATGACCGTAAATTGGATGATGAGATGTGGCGATGATTTTGCCGTTGTGTAGATGGTAGAATTCTTCTAGTTCAAAGTCAATAAAAACCAATATAGTCGACAGACGAAGCAAGAAACTAGATTCTAAAAGTAGTCTAACAATCACTAGTTACATACTTCACATGCGAGCTGCGCAGTGAAGAGCCATGACAAATATCATACATACTACACCATTAAAATCTCCAAACGTATGCACGCCTTAATCACCAAATTCTCGAATTTTGTGTATTTATGATGGTGTACTAAATAGTGATCTGTCATTCTGGTGATCCTGTTTGGCGGACCGTCCATAAGCAAGTCTGTTATTAGTGTCAAAAAAACTGCAAAGGCCGGTTATGGCACAACCAAGGATGGTAGAGACGAGTCACCAGGTATTATTTCTTGACTTCATCAACTCGTAATCTACCCTACAACCGTTACCTCAAAAGCTATCAAGCTTACACTGCACCTCCACAAGATGTCAAGATCACTATCAATGCTCACCCGCTCTCATCTAGCATAATGTCAACCTCCAAAGAGCCCATGTGGATCCGGATGGGCATCGAACCTGGCACTACTATAAACCTCGATCAGCCCGTCCCTTCGAGATGGAAAATAGTGAAGAAATTGAATGATTATGATTACCAACTTGGCGAAGAGCAGCGTCGCTTTGGTATCCGCTTGTCCTTCGCCAGCACCGAGCTTCTCTGTTGCGATCCTCAAGACGATACAAAGCTTGCCTTCATGCGAATATACCTCCAAGTCCGATTTTGTGGTACGGAAGTAGATGATGCGCAGACGAGAGCCAGTCAGGCCATGAAACCCATCCCCGAAGAGTTAATCGCCTATCAAGGCCTTACTCAGAACTTAACTCATACTCCGAAGCTCTTGGGACACAAAACCACAGTACCGAATAACTCAAGTCTAGTCCCAGGCGGGCTCTTGGTCTGGCTAGTGTGGGAGATGGTGCCAGGGCTGCACCTGGGCAGCAAGAATGGGTCTGATGCATTTTGGGATCTTAGTGACGGTGAGAGGGAAGAGGTCCGCGAGTCCTATGTGAAGACTTTCCAGTATGTTGCTACGATATCTCGACCTTTCAGAGCTAATGTCAAAAAAACCTAGAGAGATGAGAAAAATTGGGTTTCTCCCTGATAGGACTGCGCTTAGTAGCCTAGTTTGGCACAAGTCCTCAAACACTCTGTGCGTCTAGGCACACCGGTCTTCGCCTGAAGATGCACAAGCTAGTGTTAATCACTGATAGTTACTCCATCAGATTTCGCGATCGCAATGTTGGCCAAGCTAAAGGCCCGATTGTGGCTGCCAAATGGGATGCGTTTTGCGGGCTCGCCATACCGGGCTCGAATGAATGGCTAAAGAAGGGGATCGAATCATGATACCTCTTCCTGGAAATGGTAATTCGATGAAATCTGAAAGAAAGAGTTCTTTTGACCCCTCTATAGCTATTTCCAGATTCTCTAATGTGCTGGCGTAGGTAGTTGTTTCAGAAAGGCTGCCCTAACAACTACATCTTTAACATTATGTGTACCTCCATATCTAAGAGAAAGCAAGATTGAATTTGTCCTTATAATATATGAACATCCCCACATCCGAGGATCCCGCTAGGAACCAAGCCTTGAGCCCCCTCCCCCCGGCTGTCCGCCTACAGCTTCGGCACTAACCCTCTAAACTTATCCTGTGAATGCTTACAGATTTTTGGGTTTCAGCTCTCTCATTGTCAAGCCATAATTACGGGATGTCTTGGATATCTCGGCGAAATTAGCCTACCCCAAATCTTCTCTCAACTGTAACGTTACACGATTTAGATTACGGGGTAAGGATAAAGAGTAGGAAGAACTGCCGGAATTTAAATGGGTTGTTGCAATATACTTCAAGCGAGCGAGGGTGACATATGCCCTATCCTAGTAGCACTGTCTATATGACAAGTTATACTTCCGGTGTATTAAGTGCCGTGACAAATCCTACTTATTTTTAGCGCGGGTTGTAAGCCCTCCAACCACCTTAACTTCGGTATTTCTCCTTTTTTaaatggtttttttttacctaTATATAGAGGATAACGCGTGTATATACCACTAGAGTTGTGGGAGAGTAGTTTGGAGAACATAGGGCATGCGTCGAGGATTGGCCTCTATGTTTACCCGATCTTAGCCCTACTAAGCTATATCGGTGGCTATTGAAGGTTAAAGTGTCGAAGCTCGACCCCGAATTTGTAGAAATTGGGAGAAGCTAGAAGATTGGTCCTATTATTGCGAAGAGGACCGACGTTTAAAGTTTCCACAACGTGAttcagtttttttttggtttcccAAAAGAACTGTCTTTAAGGGGTACATTTTCCTCACTGGGTCAATTGTATTGCGGTACGCCCCTGCTTCCGTTAGTGTTGCCCGAAAAACAATTCTAACTTAGTACACATCTGACTTGGAAACTTGGCCTTTATGTGAGGCCCTGCAATCAGTAGGCGAAGAAAGGTTTGATGTCCTTCTATTCCTTTAATAGGAGGTCTTTGTGGTTGAGGCTAATAGATGGACGCATGGTCATGCTTCATAATTGTTGTTGCCTCTTGCCGGCACACTTTGGAAGCATAATTTTCTTCCATCAATATAATCCGGAGCTATCCATCAACGATTCAAGACTATTAACCTGTCTGGAAATAGGCGCGAAAGGATCGCTCTCACAAGGCCACCTGCCCCTAAGGCTGAGCAAAAACCTCGCCCACAGTCTACATCCAAATAGTCAAAAGATATGTGGAGAGAAATCATCCCCACACTACTGCGGAGCAAAAGCAATCAGATTTAAAGCCC
Above is a window of Penicillium digitatum chromosome 2, complete sequence DNA encoding:
- a CDS encoding Reverse transcriptase, putative: MAVAGGGRKPNSPPETEFSKAPPKKPRNHFSTMEELAQSAREVLNTMENDGRGEIYIINFVKSVEQYALNSLKGDKPQVQVMEKVQQALNRLDQPIRTTRQPSGHGSRNGDKGPAPAPPPSLPTSNGSSSIGVSPAELREDREIIVKIRDSDTRETLRRRTPREIVEQAERTREQAARRKASAPLGGGCHFLAAKVLPSGDVKMTANSASGAELLRKHADGWLKSFGPAAHVRKPTWGVVARGIDTKTMLLTQESMAGMAKELVRQNSHSWGDTQVEILHLGWLVKPGKRREGSIIIEFTDPVVANQAITQGTLWQHQVHQTTRFCREGRSKLCLKCQKPGHVHSQCLNEYQCGHCAKQHPTWECAKQGDVEVKCANCGGGHRPTSDACEVRTAAKEGARLALANSPLFHRVPLHFRQRETTKGSTTTSQSQQGLDTPIHAPQQTAQRTTIYRAAPTSNRTVIASHPTENAPHPTENASHPTKEIRRMYTKVGVEKPQRRKEPSHVMRTRSRTSEDDDLPIIPEELAETASAVSQSARSLRSQNQETMQFMTDPEKQLQTSYKKRRMTAPADDMAEDYVMDEQPRTTRRYQLVRHKVAEIDEDAEEEFHDASEHSDDPGTDTNNTTTSQ
- a CDS encoding Protein-tyrosine/Dual-specificity phosphatase, which encodes MHETDQFREVLNADIRTPIPTALVTRITSLPPFIPLQGVSNFRDLSHDGNKLRPGFVYRSGNLSDIFGAGKSIIATELGITTIFDLRNEGERQKAPAPFITGVDTIWLPYGAQPTTLDLRDFAGPDKGAAGFVKMYLGILEAAAPCFTEIFKHIRDNPEDPFIVHCSAGKDRTGVFAALLLLLINRPHDDVINDYILTRVELESARENLMQAFAVNLGAGGVDVTHLSPEGLGMLELCGVRATSMEAFLISFEKSFRNGIEGYLIDRLGFTQSEISTMRGNLT